In a genomic window of Thalassophryne amazonica chromosome 12, fThaAma1.1, whole genome shotgun sequence:
- the jmjd4 gene encoding 2-oxoglutarate and iron-dependent oxygenase JMJD4, translating to MDREAYHNCCSLVKIPKQSYEQFWSSHFVNYIDKELSYSKFFRKYLLPNHPCMFSRRFTEDWKCRKQWVTEEGKPNFQKLLQEFDETPVPVANCNAKEYNANPKQVMPFKEFVHYWKEYIQNGHSSPKGCLYLKDWHMSRDFPEHNVYTTPVFFSSDWLNEYWDTLEVDDYRFVYMGPKGSWTPFHADVFRSYSWSANICGRKKWLLYPPGQEEFLRDSHGNLAYDVTSSELRDRGLYPHSEEACQPLEIIQEAGEIIFVPSGWHHQVYNLEDTISVNHNWLNGCNIDIMWQFLQNELSSVQKEIDEWRDTMDSWHQHCQVIMKASSGIDYGEFASFLKIIAENRISFLNAFSSGDSADFPRHLSDTLSTLGPYHAAFDLQRVAHILECLLCNEDFKRLDHSALTLQPESMLQQIRDIILSTRGQHLLYQE from the exons ATGGACAGGGAGGCTTATCATAACTGCTGCAGCCTCGTCAAAATCCCAAAGCAGTCCTACGAGCAGTTTTGGTCTTCACATTTTGTCAATTACATCGACAAGGAGCTCAGTTATTCTAAATTCTTCAGAAAGTATTTACTTCCCAATCATCCGTGTATGTTTTCTAGGAGGTTTACTGAGGACTGGAAGTGTAGAAAACAATGGGTGACTGAGGAGGGCAAACCTAATTTCCAGAAACTGTTGCAAGAATTTG ATGAGACTCCGGTTCCTGTTGCAAACTGCAATGCAAAGGAGTACAATGCAAACCCCAAACAAGTTATGCCTTTCAAAGAATTTGTACACTACTGGAAGGAGTACATCCAGAATGGCCACTCGTCACCTAAGGGATGCCTTTATCTTAAGGACTGGCACATGTCAAG GGACTTTCCAGAACATAATGTTTACACTACACCAGTGTTCTTCTCCTCTGATTGGCTGAATGAATACTGGGATACACTTGAAGTGGATGATTACCGGTTTGTCTACATGGGGCCCAAAGGTTCATG GACTCCGTTCCATGCCGATGTGTTCCGCTCATACAGTTGGTCTGCAAACATCTGCGGCAGGAAGAAATGGCTTCTGTATCCACCAGGCCAAGAGGAGTTCTTACGAGATTCGCACGGCAACCTCGCTTATGATGTGACCTCATCTGAACTTCGAGACAGAGGCCTTTATCCACACTCTGAGGAAGCTTGTCAACCTCTTGAAATCATTCAAGAGGCAGGTGAAATCATTTTCGTGCCCAGTGGTTGGCACCATCAAGTTTATAATCTG GAGGATACTATTTCTGTTAATCACAACTGGCTTAATGGCTGTAATATTGACATTATGTGGCAGTTCCTTCAGAACGAGTTGTCATCTGTCCAAAAAGAGATAGACGAGTGGAGGGACACCATGGACTCGTGGCATCAGCACTGCCAG GTCATCATGAAGGCTAGTTCTGGCATTGACTATGGGGAATTTGCTTCCTTTCTGAAAATTATTGCCGAAAACCGAATTAGTTTCCTGAATGCTTTCTCCTCTGGGGATTCTGCCGATTTTCCACGACATCTGTCGGATACACTCTCCACCCTTGGACCTTATCACGCTGCCTTTGACCTACAAAGGGTTGCTCATATACTTGAATGTCTACTGTGCAATGAAGATTTTAAGAGGCTTGATCATTCTGCACTGACCTTGCAGCCAGAAAGCATGTTACAACAAATCAGAGACATCATACTCTCCACCAGAGGGCAGCATCTGCTTTATCAAGAATGA